In a single window of the Solea senegalensis isolate Sse05_10M linkage group LG1, IFAPA_SoseM_1, whole genome shotgun sequence genome:
- the LOC122763722 gene encoding AP-1 complex subunit sigma-2-like isoform X3: MQKKSKTLLLLIHQLLCIYQFNYHLRKMRFLLLFSRQGKLRLQKWFTPISEREKKKIIRDMTNMVLARQPRSSNFLDWKDLKIIYKRYASLYFCLAIESQENELLALEVIHRYVELLDKYFGNVCELDIIFNFEKAYFILDEFLMGGEIQETSKQIVNRCIESSDMLQEFERASPEA, encoded by the exons ATGCAGAAGAAGTCAAAGACCCTGCTTCTATTGATTCATCAACTATTGTGCATTTACCAGTTCAACTACCATCTGAGGAAG ATGCGCTTCCTGCTGCTTTTCAGTCGTCAGGGAAAGCTGCGTCTGCAGAAGTGGTTCACACCCATTTCAGAgcgggagaagaagaagatcattAGGGACATGACCAACATGGTGTTGGCACGGCAACCCCGCTCCTCTAACTTCCTGGACTGGAAAGACCTTAAGATTATTTACAAGAG ATATGCAAGCCTGTATTTCTGCTTGGCCATTGAGAGCCAGGAGAATGAGCTGCTCGCCCTGGAGGTGATTCATCGCTATGTGGAGCTGCTGGACAAATACTTTGGCAAT GTGTGTGAGCTGGACATAATCTTTAACTTTGAGAAGGCCTATTTTATCCTGGATGAGTTTCTAATGGGGGGGGAGATACAAGAAACCTCCAAACAGATTGTGAATCGCTGTATTGAATCCTCAGACATGTTACAGGAG TTCGAAAGAGCATCCCCTGAAGCCTGA
- the LOC122763722 gene encoding AP-1 complex subunit sigma-3-like isoform X2, with protein MQKKSKTLLLLIHQLLCIYQFNYHLRKMRFLLLFSRQGKLRLQKWFTPISEREKKKIIRDMTNMVLARQPRSSNFLDWKDLKIIYKRYASLYFCLAIESQENELLALEVIHRYVELLDKYFGNVCELDIIFNFEKAYFILDEFLMGGEIQETSKQIVNRCIESSDMLQETMEEYMSKPAF; from the exons ATGCAGAAGAAGTCAAAGACCCTGCTTCTATTGATTCATCAACTATTGTGCATTTACCAGTTCAACTACCATCTGAGGAAG ATGCGCTTCCTGCTGCTTTTCAGTCGTCAGGGAAAGCTGCGTCTGCAGAAGTGGTTCACACCCATTTCAGAgcgggagaagaagaagatcattAGGGACATGACCAACATGGTGTTGGCACGGCAACCCCGCTCCTCTAACTTCCTGGACTGGAAAGACCTTAAGATTATTTACAAGAG ATATGCAAGCCTGTATTTCTGCTTGGCCATTGAGAGCCAGGAGAATGAGCTGCTCGCCCTGGAGGTGATTCATCGCTATGTGGAGCTGCTGGACAAATACTTTGGCAAT GTGTGTGAGCTGGACATAATCTTTAACTTTGAGAAGGCCTATTTTATCCTGGATGAGTTTCTAATGGGGGGGGAGATACAAGAAACCTCCAAACAGATTGTGAATCGCTGTATTGAATCCTCAGACATGTTACAGGAG ACTATGGAGGAGTATATGAGCAAACCTGCATTTTAA
- the LOC122763564 gene encoding dehydrogenase/reductase SDR family member 12-like translates to MSVYRNTIWFLNGIHQYTRKGYEAASKDFKPQDLDVSVVGRSFMVTGANSGIGKAAAMAIAKKGGTVHMVCRNKDKAEHARADIVSESENTEVYVHILDMSETRKVWEFAETFQQQYPSLNVLINNAGCMAHKREVNAEGLEKNFATNTMGVYILTQTLIPLLQKSRDPRVITVSSGGMLVQRLSADDLQSEKDNFDGVMVYAQNKRQQVVLTQQWAKANPVIHFSVMHPGWVDTPAVSTSMPQFHHMMGERLRSAEQGADTVAWLALSRAAARTQSGQFFQDRKSVPAHLPLAWTHSSAQEIESFMTQLETLAKAAQSPRDPEMMSSLSPSTTPSD, encoded by the exons atgtctgtttacCGAAATACTATCTGGTTTCTGAACGGAATCCACCAATATACAAG GAAAGGATATGAAGCAGCATCCAAAGACTTCAAGCCTCAGGATCTGGATGTGTCCGTCGTGGGAAGGTCTTTCATGGTCACTGGAGCCAACAGTGGAATTGGCAAGGCGGCAGCCATGGCAATAGCCAAGAAAG GTGGGACGGTTCACATGGTGTGTAGGAACAAAGATAAAGCAGAACACGCCCGAGCAGACATTGTCAGTGAGTCTGAGAATACG GAGGTGTACGTCCATATTTTGGACATGTCAGAGACTCGGAAAGTCTGGGAGTTTGCTGAAACCTTTCAGCAGCAGTATCCATCACTGAATGTGTTG atAAATAACGCAGGGTGTATGGCGCACAAGAGAGAGGTAAACGCTGAGGGACTGGAGAAGAACTTTGCCACCAACACTATGG GGGTGTACATCCTTACCCAGACACTCATACCACTTTTACAGAAGAGCCGGGATCCAAGAGTG ATCACTGTGTCCTCAGGAGGCATGCTGGTCCAGAGACTCAGCGCTGATGACTTACAGTCAGAGAAAGACAACTTTGATGGTGTCATGGTCTACGCCCAGAACAAG AGACAGCAGGTGGTGCTGACGCAACAGTGGGCCAAAGCCAACCCTGTCATTCACTTCTCTGTGATGCATCCAGGCTGGGTGGACACACCAG CTGTTTCCACATCAATGCCTCAGTTCCACCACATGATGGGGGAGAGACTGCGCAGTGCAGAGCAAGGAGCCGACACCGTCGCATGGTTGGCGTTATCTAGAGCTGCTGCCAGAACACAAAGTGGACAGTTCTTTCAAG ATCGCAAGTCTGTTCCTGCTCACCTGCCTCTGGCCTGGACTCATAGTTCTGCCCAGGAGATTGAGAGTTTCATGACTCAGCTGGAGACTCTGGCCAAAGCTGCTCAGTCACCACGCGATCCAGAGATGATGAGTTCTCTGAGCCCTTCTACCACTCCATCTGACTGA
- the LOC122763722 gene encoding AP-1 complex subunit sigma-2-like isoform X4, which translates to MMRFLLLFSRQGKLRLQKWFTPISEREKKKIIRDMTNMVLARQPRSSNFLDWKDLKIIYKRYASLYFCLAIESQENELLALEVIHRYVELLDKYFGNVCELDIIFNFEKAYFILDEFLMGGEIQETSKQIVNRCIESSDMLQEDDNSEWYEVELFG; encoded by the exons ATG ATGCGCTTCCTGCTGCTTTTCAGTCGTCAGGGAAAGCTGCGTCTGCAGAAGTGGTTCACACCCATTTCAGAgcgggagaagaagaagatcattAGGGACATGACCAACATGGTGTTGGCACGGCAACCCCGCTCCTCTAACTTCCTGGACTGGAAAGACCTTAAGATTATTTACAAGAG ATATGCAAGCCTGTATTTCTGCTTGGCCATTGAGAGCCAGGAGAATGAGCTGCTCGCCCTGGAGGTGATTCATCGCTATGTGGAGCTGCTGGACAAATACTTTGGCAAT GTGTGTGAGCTGGACATAATCTTTAACTTTGAGAAGGCCTATTTTATCCTGGATGAGTTTCTAATGGGGGGGGAGATACAAGAAACCTCCAAACAGATTGTGAATCGCTGTATTGAATCCTCAGACATGTTACAGGAG GATGACAACAGTGAGTGGTATGAGGTGGAGCTGTTTGGATGA
- the LOC122763280 gene encoding cullin-3-like yields MSNLKGTTKKDTKMRIRAFPMTMDEKYVNNIWDLLKNAIQEIQRKNNSGLSFEELYRNAYTMVLHKHGEKLYTGLREVVTEHLINKVREDVLNSLNNNFLQTLNQAWNDHQTAMVMIRDILMYMDRVYVQQNNVENVYNLGLIIFRDQVVRYGCIRDHLQQTLLDMIARERKGEVVDRGAIRNACQMLMILGLDGRSVYEEDFEGPFLDMSAEFFQMESQKFLAENSASVYIKKVEARINEEIERVMHCLDKSTEEPIVKVVERELISKHMKTIVDMENSGLVHMLKNGKTEDLACMYKLFSRVPNGLKTMCECMSSYLREQGKALVSEEGEGKNPVDYIQGLLDLKTRFDHFLTESFNNDRLFKQTIAGDFEYFLNLNSRSPEYLSLFIDDKLKKGVKGLTEQEVESILDKAMVLFRFMQEKDVFERYYKQHLGRRLLSNKSVSDDSEKNMISKLKTECGCQFTSKLEGMFRDMSISNTTMDEFRQHIQTTSTSLSGVDLIVRVLTTGYWPTQSATPKCTIPPAPRYAFEVFRRFYLAKHSGRQLTLQHHMGGADLNATFYGTVKKEDGSEVGVGGAQVTGSNTRKHILQVSTFQMTILMLFNNREKCTYEELQQETDIPERELVRALQSLACGKPTQRVLTKEPKSKEIENGHVFTVNDQFTSKLHRVKIQTVAAKQGESDPERKETRQKVDDDRKHEIEAAIVRIMKSRKKMQHNVLVAEVTQQLRARFLPSPVVIKKRIEGLIEREYLARTPEDRKVYTYVA; encoded by the exons ATGTCCAACCTTAAAGGCACCACCAAGAAGGACACCAAGATGAGGATACGAGCTTTCCCT ATGACAATGGATGAGAAATATGTGAACAACATCTGGGACCTCCTTAAGAATGCCATCCAGGAGATCCAGAGGAAGAATAACAGTGGGCTAAGCTTCGAGGAGCTGTACAGGAATGCCTATACGATGGTTCTCCACAAACATGGGGAGAAGCTCTACACAGGACTGAGGGAAGTCGTCACGGAGCACTTGATCAACAAA gtACGGGAAGATGTCCTTAACTCTCTGAATAATAACTTTTTGCAAACACTAAATCAGGCTTGGAATGACCATCAAACTGCCATGGTTATGATCAGAGACATCCTCATGTACATG GACCGGGTCTATGTTCAACAAAATAATGTGGAGAACGTGTACAACCTCGGCCTCATCATATTCAGGGACCAGGTGGTTCGCTATGGCTGCATTCGAGACCATCTACAACAGACGTTACTTGACATGATTGCACGTGAGAGGAAGGGAGAGGTTGTAGATAG GGGGGCCATCAGAAATGCCTGCCAGATGTTGATGATTCTTGGCTTGGATGGCAGGTCTGTATATGAGGAGGACTTTGAAGGCCCTTTCTTGGACATGTCAGCTGAATTCTTCCAG ATGGAGAGCCAAAAGTTTCTAGCTGAAAACAGTGCCAGTGTGTACATAAAGAAGGTAGAGGCTAGAATCAATGAAGAGATAGAGCGTGTTATGCACTGCTTGGACAAGTCTACAGAGGAGCCCATTGTTAAAGTGGTGGAACGGGAGTTAATTTCTAAACACATGAAGACTATTGTAGACATGGAGAACTCTGGACTTGTCCATATGCTGAAGAATGGCAAGACAGAAG ACTTGGCATGTATGTACAAACTGTTCAGTCGTGTGCCAAATGGCTTGAAAAcaatgtgtgagtgtatgagCTCTTACTTGAGGGAGCAAGGCAAAGCTTTGGTgtcagaagaaggagaaggcaAGAACCCTGTTGACTATATCCAG GGCCTGCTTGACCTGAAGACACGATTTGACCATTTCCTCACCGAGTCCTTCAACAATGACAGACTCTTCAAACAAACTATAGCCGGCGACTTCGAGTATTTCCTCAACCTTAATTCTCGCTCTCCAGAGTACCTGTCACTCTTCATCGACGATAAGCTCAAGAAAGGAGTCAAAGGG TTGACGGAACAGGAGGTGGAGTCCATTCTTGACAAGGCCATGGTGTTGTTCAGGTTCATGCAGGAGAAAGATGTGTTTGAACGATACTACAAGCAGCATCTTGGTCGCAGACTGCTCAGCAACAAGAGTGTGTCGGACGACTCGGAGAAGAACATGATTTCTAAGCTCAAG aCAGAATGTGGCTGTCAGTTCACCTCAAAACTGGAAGGGATGTTCCGAGATATGAGCATCTCCAACACAACCATGGATGAGTTTAGGCAGCACATTCAAACCACATCG ACATCTCTAAGTGGTGTGGATCTTATAGTAAGAGTCCTTACAACTGGCTACTGGCCGACACAGTCTGCAACTCCCAAATGCACTATCCCACCTGCTCCTCGCTATGCCTTTGAGGTCTTTAGACG GTTTTACCTCGCTAAGCATAGTGGCAGACAGCTCACACTGCAACACCACATGGGTGGGGCAGACCTAAATGCAACTTTCTACGGAACAGTTAAAAAG GAGGATGGATCAGAGGTGGGTGTGGGAGGTGCCCAAGTGACAGGCTCTAACACCCGGAAGCACATACTGCAGGTTTCCACTTTTCAGATGACCATCCTCATGCTCTTCAACAACAGAGAAAAGTGCACTTATGAG GAGCTCCAGCAGGAGACTGATATTCCTGAGCGGGAGTTGGTGCGAGCATTGCAGTCTTTGGCTTGTGGGAAGCCAACACAGAGAGTTCTCACCAAGGagccaaagtccaaagagattGAAAATGGCCATGTGTTTACAGTCAATGATCAGTTTACCTCCAAACTGCACAGAGTCAAAATACAGACAG TTGCTGCTAAACAAGGGGAATCAGACCCAGAAAGGAAAGAGACGAGGCAGAAAGTGGACGATGACAGGAAGCATGAGATAGAGGCAGCCATTGTCCGAATCATGAAGTCAAGGAAGAAGATGCAGCACAATGTCCTGGTTGCAGAG GTGACTCAGCAGCTCCGGGCACGTTTTCTACCCAGCCCTGTGGTAATTAAAAAACGCATCGAAGGACTAATAGAAAGAGAATACTTGGCGAGGACGCCAGAGGATCGCAAAGTGTACACCTATGTTGCGTAG
- the LOC122763722 gene encoding AP-1 complex subunit sigma-2-like isoform X1 yields the protein MQKKSKTLLLLIHQLLCIYQFNYHLRKMRFLLLFSRQGKLRLQKWFTPISEREKKKIIRDMTNMVLARQPRSSNFLDWKDLKIIYKRYASLYFCLAIESQENELLALEVIHRYVELLDKYFGNVCELDIIFNFEKAYFILDEFLMGGEIQETSKQIVNRCIESSDMLQEDDNSEWYEVELFG from the exons ATGCAGAAGAAGTCAAAGACCCTGCTTCTATTGATTCATCAACTATTGTGCATTTACCAGTTCAACTACCATCTGAGGAAG ATGCGCTTCCTGCTGCTTTTCAGTCGTCAGGGAAAGCTGCGTCTGCAGAAGTGGTTCACACCCATTTCAGAgcgggagaagaagaagatcattAGGGACATGACCAACATGGTGTTGGCACGGCAACCCCGCTCCTCTAACTTCCTGGACTGGAAAGACCTTAAGATTATTTACAAGAG ATATGCAAGCCTGTATTTCTGCTTGGCCATTGAGAGCCAGGAGAATGAGCTGCTCGCCCTGGAGGTGATTCATCGCTATGTGGAGCTGCTGGACAAATACTTTGGCAAT GTGTGTGAGCTGGACATAATCTTTAACTTTGAGAAGGCCTATTTTATCCTGGATGAGTTTCTAATGGGGGGGGAGATACAAGAAACCTCCAAACAGATTGTGAATCGCTGTATTGAATCCTCAGACATGTTACAGGAG GATGACAACAGTGAGTGGTATGAGGTGGAGCTGTTTGGATGA